One bacterium genomic region harbors:
- a CDS encoding 2-oxoglutarate dehydrogenase E1 component, with protein sequence MDWMKEFHGPNAGYILELYERFLKDPGSVDPSARAFFESWRPDSAETAVATMPSAAAVDKIVATVVLATAIREHGHLAAKLDPLGRERPGDPALELSTYELTENDLLQLPANLIRGPLSQNCANAREAIEALRRVYSSTTGYDYDHVHSPEERDWLRQAAESGRFRSNNPAEAKELLELLTKVEVFERFLHRIFPGKTRFSLEGLDMMVPILDEVLGASAEFGMTHILIGMAHRGRLNVLAHVLNKPYVQLLAEFKDPVRKTIFEDDLGWMGDVKYHAGARRSLREGATANLIVSMAPNPSHLEAVNPVVEGMARAAGTHVDHRGAPKFNHGVTLPILIHGDAAFPGQGIVAETLNLSRIPGYRTGGTIHIIANNQLGFTTLPEAGRSTLYASDMAKGFEVPVVHVNADDPEACMEAARLAFAYRSKYQKDFLIDLIGYRRYGHNEGDEPAFTQPLMYQLIEKHPGVREIWAKKLAERKIYDVAAAEDLVRKGMDELQQTLEALKAEEALVEPLPSPPPPGAAKRVKTAVPLERLRKLHESLLELPEGLHLHRKIERAMQRKRKTLDDPDESSIDWAAAEDLAFASILEEAIAIRLTGQDAERGTFSQRHATFHDVENGSIFTPLQALPQAKAAFEIRNSPLSEAAAVGFEYGYNVQEPGRLVLWEAQYGDFINSAQVIIDEFVVSARSKWGLTPSLVLLLPHGYEGQGPDHSTGRLERFLEVAADTNIRVANCTTAAQYFHLLRRQALLLKTDPLPLVVMTPKSLLRHPMTVSSARDLAKGSWLPVIDDAQAREQADSMKRILLCSGKMYVDLMTSDLRKENLPIAIIRLEQLYPFPKEQLEQVLEAYMQIEEVVWIQEEPENMGAWMFLRPLLQDLLRGRCALGYIGRNRKASPAEGSAARHTLRQKQLIEKAFQIESRVAVKV encoded by the coding sequence ATGGATTGGATGAAGGAATTCCATGGTCCGAATGCCGGTTACATTCTGGAGTTATATGAACGCTTTTTGAAGGATCCCGGCTCTGTGGACCCTTCCGCGCGCGCATTTTTCGAATCCTGGCGTCCTGATTCCGCTGAAACTGCCGTGGCAACAATGCCATCGGCTGCCGCAGTGGATAAGATTGTCGCTACTGTCGTTTTGGCGACTGCGATCCGTGAACATGGCCATCTTGCTGCGAAACTCGATCCGCTGGGGCGTGAGCGTCCTGGGGATCCGGCGCTGGAATTGTCTACGTATGAGCTGACTGAAAATGATTTGCTTCAGCTACCGGCGAATTTAATACGCGGTCCTCTCTCCCAGAATTGCGCCAATGCCCGGGAGGCCATTGAGGCTCTGCGGAGAGTTTATTCTTCCACGACCGGCTACGATTATGATCACGTTCATTCCCCCGAAGAGCGGGACTGGTTACGCCAGGCTGCGGAGTCCGGAAGGTTTCGATCAAACAATCCTGCGGAAGCCAAAGAGCTTTTGGAACTGCTGACGAAGGTGGAAGTTTTCGAGCGTTTTCTGCATCGTATTTTTCCAGGAAAGACCCGCTTTTCGCTGGAAGGCCTGGACATGATGGTTCCGATCCTGGATGAAGTACTCGGAGCGTCCGCCGAGTTTGGGATGACGCACATCCTGATCGGGATGGCGCATCGCGGCCGGCTGAATGTGCTGGCGCATGTTTTGAATAAACCCTATGTGCAATTGCTTGCAGAGTTCAAAGATCCGGTGCGAAAAACGATCTTTGAAGATGATCTCGGTTGGATGGGTGATGTTAAGTATCATGCGGGAGCAAGGAGAAGTCTGCGGGAAGGAGCAACCGCTAATCTGATTGTGAGCATGGCGCCGAATCCAAGCCATCTAGAGGCGGTCAATCCTGTTGTGGAAGGAATGGCGCGCGCGGCCGGAACTCATGTGGATCACCGTGGCGCTCCGAAATTCAATCACGGAGTGACGCTTCCCATTCTGATTCATGGTGATGCTGCATTTCCCGGACAGGGAATTGTTGCGGAAACATTGAATCTTTCCAGAATTCCCGGATATCGTACCGGAGGAACCATCCACATCATCGCGAACAATCAGCTCGGTTTCACAACTCTACCGGAAGCCGGACGCAGCACGTTGTACGCGAGCGATATGGCAAAAGGATTTGAAGTTCCGGTAGTGCATGTGAATGCGGATGATCCCGAGGCATGCATGGAAGCTGCCCGTCTTGCCTTTGCTTACCGCTCAAAATATCAAAAGGATTTCTTGATTGATCTCATCGGTTATCGCCGTTACGGCCATAATGAAGGGGATGAACCTGCATTTACACAGCCATTGATGTATCAGCTTATTGAAAAGCATCCGGGCGTTCGGGAAATCTGGGCGAAGAAATTGGCGGAGCGAAAAATCTACGATGTTGCTGCGGCGGAGGACCTGGTACGAAAAGGAATGGATGAGCTGCAACAAACGCTGGAAGCATTGAAAGCGGAAGAAGCGCTGGTGGAGCCGCTTCCGAGTCCGCCTCCACCGGGGGCAGCCAAGCGTGTAAAAACGGCAGTCCCACTGGAACGTTTACGCAAGCTCCATGAATCTCTGCTCGAATTGCCGGAAGGCCTCCATCTTCATCGCAAAATTGAACGCGCGATGCAGCGAAAACGGAAAACTCTGGACGATCCCGATGAATCTTCCATTGATTGGGCTGCTGCAGAGGATCTTGCTTTCGCATCCATTCTGGAGGAAGCGATTGCGATTCGTTTGACCGGACAGGATGCGGAGCGGGGCACGTTCAGTCAGCGGCACGCCACATTCCATGATGTGGAGAACGGATCCATTTTTACGCCACTGCAAGCTTTGCCGCAGGCGAAAGCTGCCTTTGAAATTCGAAACAGCCCGCTTTCCGAAGCCGCTGCCGTGGGTTTTGAATACGGTTATAACGTGCAAGAACCGGGACGGCTGGTGCTCTGGGAAGCTCAGTACGGCGATTTCATCAACAGCGCCCAGGTGATCATCGATGAGTTTGTGGTCTCCGCGCGATCCAAATGGGGATTAACTCCTTCTCTGGTTCTTCTACTTCCACATGGATATGAAGGACAGGGACCGGACCACTCGACTGGAAGACTCGAGCGATTTCTGGAAGTTGCAGCCGATACAAACATACGCGTTGCCAATTGCACAACCGCCGCGCAATATTTCCATCTCCTTCGCCGGCAGGCTCTGTTGCTGAAAACGGATCCTCTTCCGCTGGTTGTGATGACTCCAAAGAGTCTGTTGCGCCATCCCATGACGGTTTCGTCGGCGCGTGATCTCGCAAAAGGAAGCTGGCTTCCTGTTATTGATGATGCTCAAGCCAGAGAACAAGCCGATTCGATGAAGCGCATTCTATTGTGCAGCGGAAAAATGTACGTGGATCTGATGACCAGTGACTTGCGAAAAGAGAATTTGCCGATTGCCATCATTCGTCTGGAGCAACTTTATCCATTTCCAAAGGAACAACTGGAGCAAGTGCTGGAGGCTTACATGCAAATCGAAGAAGTTGTCTGGATCCAGGAAGAGCCTGAAAACATGGGAGCATGGATGTTTTTGCGCCCGCTGTTGCAGGACTTGTTGCGCGGGCGTTGCGCGCTTGGTTACATCGGGAGAAATAGAAAAGCGAGTCCCGCAGAAGGTTCAGCGGCCCGGCATACACTCCGGCAAAAGCAGCTCATTGAAAAAGCATTTCAAATTGAATCTCGAGTTGCGGTAAAGGTGTAG
- a CDS encoding peptidase, with translation MKKLIWMVAFLILSVAAAKEPRQVIPELKERVKELPRTVIDYDRSLLNDKERKVVAGLIEASSYIDEIFWRQASEENPALRKELDTHPDSLAKQYFYTMKGRWDRVHHNEPFLGPFGKAGEKPQGGGFYPLDMTKEEFEKWIADHPEDKEKFQGLNNVIRRKEGKLVAVPYSVYYAEFLKPAAAKLREAAALTDNQSLKSFLTKRADAFLSDDYYESDFAWMDLDSNIEVVIGPYEVYEDGLFNYKAAFESFVTVVDKQESEKLKVYASHLPAMEKKLPMPDEHKNLTRGTDSPIKVVQEIFTAGDARRGVMTAAFNLPNDEKVREAKGSKKVLLKNVMQAKFQKTGEPIAKRVLDPSQVSLLSFDAYFNHTLFHELAHGLGPGIITGPDGKKIENRLLLKNLYSVIEECKADALGVWTLLYAIDQKLQTSFDKPTLYVTYAGLIFRLMRHGIEEAHGKANAIQWNWLREKGAIAEGTDGRFKVVIEKMPEGIQSLSSELLMIEATGDFPRAQKMTEKYGKSNPEIETINAQLKDLPVDISPIFSAAGEK, from the coding sequence ATGAAAAAGCTGATTTGGATGGTTGCATTTCTAATTTTAAGCGTGGCTGCTGCAAAAGAGCCACGACAGGTTATACCGGAGCTGAAAGAACGAGTGAAGGAGCTCCCCAGAACGGTAATCGATTATGACCGGAGTCTCTTGAATGATAAGGAAAGGAAGGTGGTAGCTGGACTCATCGAAGCATCGAGCTACATTGATGAGATTTTCTGGCGTCAGGCTTCGGAAGAGAATCCGGCACTAAGAAAAGAATTGGACACGCATCCGGATTCTCTCGCCAAACAATACTTTTACACAATGAAAGGAAGATGGGACCGGGTTCATCATAACGAACCTTTTCTGGGGCCATTCGGAAAAGCAGGTGAAAAGCCGCAAGGTGGAGGCTTTTATCCGCTTGATATGACGAAGGAGGAATTTGAAAAATGGATTGCTGACCATCCGGAGGACAAGGAGAAATTCCAGGGGTTGAATAATGTGATCCGGAGAAAAGAGGGGAAGCTTGTGGCGGTTCCGTATTCGGTATATTACGCAGAATTCTTGAAGCCCGCGGCTGCAAAACTGCGGGAAGCCGCGGCGTTAACCGACAACCAGTCACTGAAATCATTTTTAACCAAGCGCGCGGATGCTTTTTTGTCGGATGACTACTATGAAAGCGACTTCGCATGGATGGATCTTGATTCGAACATTGAAGTGGTGATCGGACCGTATGAAGTTTACGAAGATGGTCTGTTCAACTACAAAGCAGCTTTTGAATCCTTCGTGACTGTAGTGGATAAGCAGGAGAGCGAAAAACTAAAAGTGTATGCGTCACATTTGCCGGCCATGGAAAAAAAATTGCCGATGCCTGATGAACACAAAAATTTGACCCGGGGAACCGATTCACCGATCAAAGTGGTTCAAGAAATCTTTACGGCTGGCGATGCCCGGCGCGGAGTTATGACAGCGGCATTCAATCTGCCCAATGATGAAAAAGTACGGGAAGCGAAAGGTTCCAAGAAAGTCCTGTTAAAGAATGTTATGCAGGCAAAATTCCAGAAGACGGGCGAACCAATTGCAAAAAGAGTTCTGGACCCGTCCCAGGTTTCACTCTTATCCTTTGATGCGTATTTCAACCACACCCTCTTCCATGAATTGGCGCATGGTCTCGGACCGGGAATCATAACAGGACCGGATGGAAAGAAAATTGAAAACCGTTTGCTGCTGAAGAATCTCTATTCTGTGATTGAAGAATGCAAAGCGGATGCGCTCGGTGTCTGGACGCTCTTGTATGCGATCGATCAGAAACTTCAGACCTCCTTTGATAAACCGACTCTCTACGTGACTTACGCCGGCTTGATCTTCCGGCTGATGAGGCATGGAATTGAAGAGGCGCATGGCAAAGCCAACGCCATCCAGTGGAACTGGTTGCGAGAAAAAGGGGCCATTGCAGAAGGCACAGATGGAAGATTCAAAGTTGTTATTGAAAAAATGCCCGAAGGAATTCAATCCCTTTCCAGTGAGCTTTTGATGATTGAAGCAACCGGAGATTTCCCCAGAGCTCAAAAGATGACAGAAAAGTACGGAAAATCAAATCCGGAAATCGAAACCATCAACGCTCAGTTGAAAGACCTTCCCGTGGATATCAGTCCCATTTTCTCCGCCGCCGGAGAAAAATAG
- a CDS encoding ankyrin repeat domain-containing protein, producing the protein MKLTAIAVLIFLYPVIAFVAEDNDVALMAAAAAGQTEIVRGLLDKGANVNHRTSEGLTVLMEAAEGGHVDTVRLLLDRGANVHLKDYKGWTALIAAAAVGRAEVIDELAKAGSNVNERDHGQGTALTQAVGFGHLEAVRTLLKSGADPDVAHEKGATPLLEAAIWGFTEIGTALIEAKANVNSKGLYGVTALHHASHRGNVQLAKALLEAGADINAKTGKGKTPLMNAASRGHVEIVRLLLKQGALLDAKDLEGFTALQLAKRYNRRDVAKILSGND; encoded by the coding sequence ATGAAACTAACGGCAATCGCTGTTCTGATTTTTCTTTATCCTGTGATCGCTTTCGTGGCGGAAGACAATGATGTTGCTTTAATGGCCGCTGCTGCTGCAGGACAAACGGAGATTGTTCGGGGCCTGCTTGATAAAGGCGCCAACGTGAATCACAGGACGTCTGAAGGATTAACGGTGCTGATGGAAGCTGCCGAAGGAGGGCATGTAGACACCGTTCGATTGTTGTTGGACCGCGGCGCGAATGTTCATTTAAAGGATTACAAAGGTTGGACAGCCTTAATCGCCGCCGCGGCGGTGGGCCGTGCTGAGGTTATTGATGAGCTTGCGAAAGCAGGAAGCAACGTTAATGAGAGAGATCATGGTCAGGGAACGGCTCTTACTCAGGCTGTTGGATTCGGCCATCTTGAAGCGGTACGTACGCTGTTGAAATCGGGAGCTGATCCGGATGTGGCGCATGAAAAGGGGGCCACACCTCTGCTGGAAGCGGCAATCTGGGGTTTTACCGAAATCGGTACAGCGTTGATTGAAGCGAAGGCAAACGTAAATAGCAAAGGTTTGTACGGTGTAACTGCTTTGCACCATGCTTCGCATCGCGGCAACGTCCAACTGGCCAAAGCTTTGTTGGAGGCAGGGGCCGATATCAATGCAAAAACGGGAAAAGGAAAAACACCACTGATGAATGCAGCCTCACGCGGTCATGTCGAGATTGTACGGTTACTGTTGAAGCAAGGAGCGCTTCTGGACGCAAAAGATCTTGAGGGTTTTACGGCCCTCCAACTTGCGAAGCGATACAATCGCCGGGACGTTGCTAAGATTCTAAGCGGTAATGATTAA
- a CDS encoding MHS family MFS transporter produces the protein MNSQNTVKTPDLKIWQVIAASSAGTMIEWYDFYIFGSLGTIIAPLFYPPGDPAIQFLVLLATFATGFLVRPFGAIVFGRIGDLVGRKYAFLLTLLIMGGATTVIGLLPTYGQIGIFAPIILVSLRLLQGLALGGEYGGAATYVAEHAPDHQRGYYTSYIQTTATLGLFLSLGIILITRLSLGEAEFKEWGWRIPFLLSVLLVAMSYYIRMKLKESPLFAEMKAAGKTSRKPLSETFRNPENRKLMIMALLGATAGQAVVWYTGQFYSLFFLQTALKINFVTANIIVAIALLAATPFFVVFGKLSDRIGRKKIMMAGCLIAAITYYPIYKAMHRFSGGGVSPNIPILTVLIFIQVIYVTMVYGPIAAFLVELFPTRIRYTSMSIPYHFGNGWFGGLTPFISTSIVTVTGNIFAGLIYPISVAAMTFIVGSLYIRETKHVKLWDELRS, from the coding sequence ATGAATTCACAAAATACTGTAAAGACGCCCGACCTTAAAATCTGGCAGGTAATCGCAGCATCTTCTGCGGGCACGATGATCGAATGGTATGACTTCTATATTTTTGGAAGCCTTGGAACGATCATAGCTCCGCTTTTTTATCCGCCAGGAGATCCGGCAATTCAATTTCTTGTGCTGCTCGCCACATTCGCAACAGGATTTCTGGTGCGTCCTTTCGGCGCCATTGTCTTTGGACGAATCGGTGATCTGGTGGGCCGTAAGTACGCTTTTCTTTTAACGCTTTTGATTATGGGCGGAGCCACAACAGTGATTGGACTTCTTCCGACGTATGGTCAAATCGGAATTTTCGCCCCGATCATTCTGGTGAGTCTGCGACTTCTTCAGGGTCTTGCTCTGGGAGGGGAATATGGTGGCGCAGCGACTTATGTTGCGGAGCATGCGCCCGATCATCAACGTGGTTATTACACGAGCTATATTCAGACGACAGCAACTCTCGGACTCTTTTTATCGCTCGGGATCATCCTGATCACACGGCTGTCACTCGGTGAAGCGGAATTCAAGGAATGGGGATGGAGAATTCCTTTCCTTCTATCTGTTCTCCTTGTGGCGATGTCTTATTACATACGAATGAAGCTGAAGGAATCACCGTTGTTTGCGGAAATGAAGGCCGCCGGCAAAACCTCCCGGAAACCGCTGTCGGAGACTTTTCGCAATCCGGAAAATCGCAAGCTGATGATTATGGCACTGCTCGGAGCGACGGCAGGTCAGGCCGTTGTGTGGTACACCGGACAGTTTTACAGTTTGTTCTTTTTGCAAACAGCGCTGAAAATAAATTTTGTCACTGCCAATATCATTGTTGCTATCGCGCTTCTTGCTGCAACTCCTTTTTTTGTGGTTTTTGGAAAGTTATCGGACCGCATCGGGCGGAAGAAAATAATGATGGCCGGTTGTTTGATTGCGGCCATTACGTATTACCCCATCTACAAAGCGATGCACAGATTTTCAGGTGGCGGTGTGAGTCCGAATATTCCCATACTCACGGTCCTTATTTTTATTCAGGTGATTTACGTCACGATGGTGTATGGACCTATTGCAGCATTTCTGGTAGAACTCTTTCCTACGCGCATTCGCTATACTTCGATGTCTATCCCCTATCATTTCGGCAATGGCTGGTTTGGTGGTTTGACCCCATTTATCTCCACCTCCATTGTTACCGTAACCGGTAACATTTTTGCCGGTTTGATCTATCCCATTTCGGTCGCTGCAATGACTTTTATCGTTGGATCACTCTACATTCGCGAAACAAAACACGTCAAACTCTGGGATGAGCTTCGTTCCTAG
- the odhB gene encoding 2-oxoglutarate dehydrogenase complex dihydrolipoyllysine-residue succinyltransferase, whose translation MSETKILVPSLGESVVEATVARWLKKEGDRVEPGEPMVELETDKVNLEVGAERAGQLSRIERKEGEDVKIGDILGVISDAIAGEEKPQADVPQASRPQSAEPAPTPPPDKTKATPSARRMAQEHSVDLKQVSGSGSGNQITLQDVQSFIEQQKAPPEKPAPAPQPPAATPGPAPTAPSQTRREERHRLSRRRRTIAKRLVEAQHNAAMLTTYNEVDVSAVMDLRKRHKETFQKKYGVGLGIVSFFTKAAIGALKEFPQINSELQDDDLLLKYYYDIGIAIGAEEGLVVPVLRDADRMSFSEIELAIRSFVEKSNSGALTLEDLRGGTFTITNGGVFGSLMSTPILNPPQVAILGLHKIEDRPMAFNGQVAIRPMMYIALSYDHRVVDGRESVQFLARIKAFIEDPASLLLEM comes from the coding sequence ATGAGTGAAACAAAAATTCTGGTGCCTTCACTGGGAGAATCGGTTGTGGAAGCGACAGTTGCGCGCTGGCTGAAAAAGGAAGGGGATCGAGTTGAACCGGGAGAACCGATGGTGGAATTGGAAACCGACAAGGTGAATCTTGAAGTGGGCGCTGAAAGAGCCGGCCAACTCTCTCGAATCGAGCGAAAAGAGGGAGAGGATGTGAAGATTGGTGATATCCTGGGCGTAATATCGGACGCAATCGCTGGTGAGGAAAAACCGCAAGCGGATGTACCGCAGGCGTCCCGCCCGCAGAGCGCTGAGCCTGCTCCTACGCCACCTCCCGATAAAACAAAAGCGACTCCCTCAGCGCGCCGGATGGCACAGGAACATAGCGTGGATTTGAAACAAGTTTCAGGAAGCGGTTCTGGAAATCAGATCACCCTGCAGGATGTCCAGAGTTTTATAGAACAGCAAAAAGCACCACCGGAAAAACCTGCACCGGCTCCGCAGCCACCGGCGGCAACTCCTGGGCCAGCTCCAACTGCGCCTTCTCAAACGAGACGAGAAGAGCGCCATCGACTTTCGCGAAGGAGACGCACCATCGCGAAGCGGCTGGTGGAAGCGCAACACAACGCAGCCATGTTGACGACCTATAACGAAGTCGACGTGAGCGCGGTGATGGATTTACGGAAAAGGCATAAGGAAACTTTCCAGAAGAAATACGGAGTTGGCCTCGGCATCGTTTCCTTTTTTACAAAAGCAGCCATCGGAGCTTTGAAGGAATTTCCGCAAATCAATTCCGAGCTCCAGGATGACGATCTTCTACTGAAATACTACTACGATATTGGTATTGCAATCGGCGCTGAAGAAGGTCTCGTCGTGCCGGTTCTCCGCGATGCAGACCGTATGTCATTCAGTGAAATTGAGCTGGCGATTCGTTCATTCGTGGAGAAGTCGAATAGCGGGGCTCTAACGTTGGAGGATTTGCGTGGTGGCACTTTTACGATCACGAATGGCGGTGTGTTTGGTTCCCTCATGAGCACTCCGATCTTGAATCCGCCCCAGGTTGCCATTCTCGGCCTTCATAAGATTGAAGACCGGCCCATGGCGTTCAATGGCCAGGTTGCGATTCGCCCGATGATGTATATCGCTTTAAGCTATGATCATCGCGTCGTGGATGGCCGCGAATCCGTTCAATTCCTCGCCCGCATCAAGGCCTTTATCGAAGACCCTGCTTCCCTTCTGCTTGAGATGTAA